From Enterococcus wangshanyuanii, the proteins below share one genomic window:
- a CDS encoding TetR/AcrR family transcriptional regulator codes for MSEAQITKKAISSALIDLCGRKLFSKISVQDITKEVGLNRQTFYYHFTDKNDLLRWIYTHDALIYLDSPDTSIDNWEEQALKMLKAIQEKSDFYYNTVDSDSEILRTCFSEITNKLFIHLFEQMDKEKQLLPEDKVFYARFFSYGCSGVLIDWILGGYKESPLEIATQLFRLAKDTEFFSYRLYAQENELL; via the coding sequence ATGAGCGAAGCACAGATTACCAAAAAGGCAATTTCGTCTGCATTGATTGATTTATGCGGTCGAAAATTATTCAGCAAGATCAGTGTACAGGATATTACAAAGGAAGTTGGCTTAAACCGCCAGACATTTTATTACCATTTTACAGATAAAAATGATTTACTACGTTGGATCTATACCCATGATGCGTTGATTTATTTAGACTCGCCGGATACCAGTATCGATAATTGGGAAGAGCAAGCCTTAAAAATGCTCAAAGCGATTCAAGAAAAAAGTGATTTTTACTATAATACAGTCGATTCTGACTCTGAGATTTTAAGAACCTGTTTTTCTGAGATCACAAATAAGTTATTTATTCATTTGTTTGAACAGATGGATAAAGAAAAACAATTACTTCCAGAAGACAAAGTTTTTTATGCTCGCTTCTTTTCATATGGCTGCAGTGGCGTACTGATCGATTGGATTTTAGGTGGCTACAAAGAATCGCCATTAGAGATTGCAACACAGCTTTTTCGTTTGGCTAAAGATACTGAATTTTTCTCTTATCGTCTTTATGCACAAGAAAACGAGTTATTGTGA
- a CDS encoding oleate hydratase yields the protein MKKRHIGLAAAGILGAAVLAKKAATDKKTSKLTEVEEEINSRYYGDKQVYLIGGGIATMAAAAYLIRDANFSGKNIHVIEGMKILGGSNDGIGTNEKGFVARGGRMLNEETYENFWELFSSIPSLDWPNHSVTEEILNFDHLHPTHAQTRLVTKEQEILDAHTMGFDNEDRLAMSKLLATPEENLDGVTIEEWFGPHFFETNFWYMWQTTFAFQKWSSAFELRRYMNRMILEFSRIDTLEGVTRTPLNQYDSVILPLKAYLEKHGVDFTLNEDVVDLEFKPGSEITVTALKLGNGETIELNEEDVVIMTNGTMTDSSTEGDWSHPAPEVTEESRSARLWRNIAKKKAGLGNPEPFFGNEKETNWESFTVTCKGEKLLKRIEEFSGNIPGSGALMTLKDSSWLLSTVVAAQPHFKNQNPDTTIFWGYGIYTDKIGDYVKKPMRDCTGEEIFYEWICQMGWQSDWEEIKQDIVNVIPAYMPYIDAQFQPRKMSDRPSVVPENSTNFAMVSQFVEIPKDMVFTEEYSVRAARIAVYTLFDIDKEIIPVTPYNRDPKVLAKAAQTMFR from the coding sequence ATGAAGAAAAGACATATTGGATTAGCGGCTGCTGGTATTTTAGGAGCGGCGGTTTTAGCTAAGAAAGCAGCGACAGATAAAAAGACAAGCAAGCTCACCGAGGTAGAAGAAGAAATCAACAGCCGTTATTATGGTGACAAGCAGGTCTATCTGATCGGCGGAGGTATCGCAACGATGGCAGCGGCAGCTTACTTGATTCGCGATGCAAACTTCAGCGGTAAGAATATCCATGTGATCGAAGGTATGAAAATTCTAGGCGGCAGCAATGATGGAATCGGTACGAATGAAAAAGGCTTTGTAGCTCGTGGCGGTCGAATGCTGAATGAGGAAACCTATGAAAATTTTTGGGAACTATTTAGCAGTATTCCTTCGTTAGACTGGCCTAACCACAGTGTAACTGAAGAAATATTGAACTTTGACCACTTACACCCAACACATGCACAGACACGTTTGGTTACAAAAGAACAAGAGATTCTTGATGCGCATACCATGGGCTTTGATAATGAAGATCGTTTGGCAATGTCTAAATTATTAGCAACACCAGAAGAAAATTTGGATGGTGTGACGATCGAAGAATGGTTTGGTCCTCATTTCTTTGAAACCAATTTCTGGTATATGTGGCAAACGACCTTTGCTTTCCAAAAATGGAGCAGTGCATTTGAATTGCGTCGCTACATGAATCGGATGATTTTAGAATTTTCTCGAATCGATACATTGGAAGGTGTGACTCGCACACCGTTGAATCAATATGATAGTGTGATTTTACCTTTGAAAGCCTATCTCGAAAAACATGGGGTTGACTTTACCTTGAATGAAGATGTCGTGGATTTAGAATTTAAACCTGGATCTGAAATTACGGTAACCGCATTAAAACTTGGAAATGGCGAAACCATTGAATTAAATGAAGAAGATGTAGTTATCATGACCAATGGCACAATGACCGATAGCTCAACAGAAGGAGACTGGAGTCATCCAGCACCTGAAGTGACAGAAGAATCACGTTCAGCAAGACTTTGGCGCAACATCGCTAAGAAAAAAGCGGGTCTGGGAAATCCTGAACCATTTTTCGGGAATGAAAAAGAAACGAATTGGGAAAGCTTCACTGTGACTTGTAAAGGTGAGAAGCTATTAAAACGCATAGAAGAATTTTCAGGCAATATTCCTGGCTCAGGTGCATTGATGACCTTAAAAGATTCTAGCTGGTTGTTAAGTACTGTTGTGGCTGCACAACCACATTTTAAAAATCAAAATCCTGATACAACGATTTTCTGGGGCTATGGTATCTATACAGATAAAATCGGTGATTATGTGAAAAAACCAATGCGCGATTGTACTGGGGAAGAGATATTCTATGAATGGATTTGCCAAATGGGCTGGCAGTCAGACTGGGAAGAAATCAAACAAGACATCGTCAATGTGATTCCAGCATATATGCCTTATATCGACGCCCAATTTCAACCGAGAAAAATGAGTGATCGTCCATCTGTTGTACCTGAAAATAGTACAAACTTTGCAATGGTCAGTCAATTTGTTGAAATACCGAAAGATATGGTCTTCACAGAAGAGTATTCTGTTCGAGCAGCTCGAATTGCCGTATACACGCTGTTTGATATTGATAAAGAGATCATACCAGTGACACCTTATAACCGAGATCCTAAGGTCTTAGCGAAAGCGGCACAAACAATGTTTAGATAG
- a CDS encoding low molecular weight protein-tyrosine-phosphatase, translating to MKKVLFVCLGNICRSPMAEAVFREKVKNHRLENQVQVSSAATSRWEVGRLPHQGTQEILTKQGISFSGIKATQIKEQDFLEFDLLIGMDAENVVDLKRIAPYGTEKKIHLFMEGVTGKENIDVPDPYYTGDFNQTYQMVDQGTDAWLTYLVKE from the coding sequence ATGAAAAAAGTACTATTTGTCTGTTTGGGAAATATTTGCCGGTCACCTATGGCAGAAGCTGTATTTAGAGAGAAAGTCAAAAATCACAGGTTGGAAAATCAGGTGCAGGTTTCTTCAGCTGCGACTAGTCGCTGGGAAGTTGGCAGGCTACCACATCAAGGTACACAAGAAATCTTAACAAAGCAGGGGATTTCTTTTAGTGGAATAAAAGCAACACAAATCAAAGAACAGGATTTTTTGGAGTTTGATCTTCTTATTGGAATGGATGCAGAAAATGTAGTAGATCTAAAACGAATCGCACCATATGGAACGGAAAAGAAAATCCACTTATTTATGGAAGGCGTGACTGGCAAAGAAAACATAGACGTTCCAGATCCGTATTATACTGGGGATTTCAACCAAACATACCAAATGGTCGATCAAGGGACCGATGCATGGCTAACTTATTTGGTTAAAGAATAA
- a CDS encoding class A sortase, whose amino-acid sequence MASRKKVPKKKKSRKRNWLLNIFLFLLLIVGLALVFNTQIRNLLIQQNGKAYAVEKLTPDDIEKNNKKDVSFDFEAVESLSTEAVIKAQFGNRNLPVIGAVALPDVKINLPIFRGLDNVVLLTGAGTMKPDQEMGKGNYALASHRVQDMVSLFSPLEYSKPGELIYTTDLNNVYTYKINYVEKIDPSRVELIDDVPGKKMITLITCGDMYATTRIAVQGELESVTPIDKATKEMTDAFQMEQMTL is encoded by the coding sequence ATGGCCTCAAGAAAAAAAGTACCTAAAAAGAAAAAATCCAGAAAACGAAATTGGCTGCTCAATATATTTTTATTCCTATTGCTGATCGTTGGTTTAGCTTTAGTTTTCAATACACAAATCAGAAACCTGCTGATCCAGCAAAATGGAAAAGCCTATGCAGTAGAAAAGCTAACACCTGACGATATCGAAAAAAACAATAAAAAAGATGTTTCCTTTGATTTTGAAGCAGTTGAATCACTCAGTACAGAAGCTGTCATCAAAGCCCAGTTTGGAAACCGAAATTTACCTGTAATTGGAGCAGTGGCACTTCCTGATGTTAAAATCAACTTACCGATTTTCAGAGGACTGGACAATGTTGTGTTATTGACAGGTGCTGGTACAATGAAACCCGATCAGGAAATGGGTAAAGGCAACTATGCGCTTGCCAGTCATCGTGTGCAAGATATGGTCTCGCTCTTTTCACCATTAGAGTATTCTAAACCCGGTGAGCTGATCTATACAACTGACTTGAATAACGTCTATACGTATAAAATCAATTATGTAGAAAAAATCGACCCTTCACGTGTCGAATTGATCGATGATGTTCCAGGTAAAAAAATGATCACTTTGATTACCTGTGGAGACATGTATGCGACAACTCGAATCGCAGTCCAAGGTGAACTGGAGTCTGTGACTCCGATCGATAAAGCAACGAAAGAAATGACAGATGCTTTCCAAATGGAACAAATGACCCTATAA
- a CDS encoding MurR/RpiR family transcriptional regulator, with translation MLFLDYIPDLNPLEYEIYHYIANNLKTVTYMRIRDLATETHTSTASILRFCHKFECNGFSEFKVKLHLYYESINQAQIADVDETQHIHFLERVNEPFLDNKIEQAVTLLADKGLVLFLGSGSSEPIAAYGSLYFTNLSQTALRIEDPSNYPIEWFPDDILERTCVIALSVTGETKEIIHYIKRLNTKKCPIISITNSDSSTISRMSDLNIPYTINRETIYKTSDNHDKTIELTSQLPALFLIEKIAKRLRLQKNI, from the coding sequence ATGCTTTTTTTAGATTATATCCCTGATTTGAATCCTTTAGAATATGAAATTTACCACTATATCGCGAACAATTTAAAGACTGTCACTTACATGCGCATCAGAGATTTAGCTACTGAAACACATACCAGTACTGCAAGTATTTTACGCTTTTGTCATAAATTTGAGTGTAATGGGTTCTCTGAATTCAAAGTCAAACTACATTTATATTATGAATCGATCAATCAGGCCCAAATTGCTGATGTCGATGAAACTCAGCATATTCACTTCTTAGAACGTGTCAATGAGCCTTTTCTTGATAATAAAATTGAACAAGCTGTCACACTTTTAGCAGATAAAGGGTTAGTCCTTTTTCTCGGTTCTGGTTCATCGGAACCAATTGCTGCCTATGGTTCTCTTTACTTCACTAATTTGTCTCAAACAGCTTTACGAATCGAGGATCCCTCCAATTACCCAATTGAATGGTTTCCTGATGATATCCTTGAACGAACATGCGTGATCGCCTTATCCGTCACAGGTGAAACGAAAGAAATCATTCACTACATCAAACGGCTAAATACAAAAAAATGCCCGATCATTTCCATCACCAACAGTGACAGCTCAACGATCAGTAGAATGTCCGATTTGAACATCCCCTATACGATCAATCGAGAGACGATCTACAAAACCAGTGATAACCATGACAAAACGATCGAGCTGACTTCTCAATTACCCGCCCTTTTCTTGATCGAAAAAATTGCTAAGCGCCTGAGATTACAAAAAAACATCTAA
- a CDS encoding glycoside hydrolase family 1 protein → MNIEFPKSFFWGAASSATQAEGRQAGDGKGENIWDYASKEYNHRFYDGVTTENTSYFYRNYREDIQRMQDISFNSFRTSISWSRLIPDGIGDVNPKAVAFYNDMIDTLIEKGVEPFINLYHFDMPMELQKIGGFENREVITAYKNYAKTCFELFGDRVKYWFTFNEPMIPAEAGYLHDRHYPYVVDFKRAATVLHHIIVAHCEAVRVYRESKQEGKIGIIMDVIPVYPRSQNPADLYAAEMADLFYTKSVNDAILKGKYPEKLKEVLVEYDQLPEVTEQDLALISETKIDLLGINYYRPRRVKAKECVPNPQGVFSPEWFFDEYVMPGRRMNTSRGIEIYPKGIYDIAKKIQTEYNNIDWFVSENGIGIEGEEAFIAEGIVQDQYRIDFLKEHLRYLNKAMEEGSNCLGYHMWTFVDCWSWGNAYKNRYGFYRLDLATGEKTVKKSGLWFKEMAKENGFD, encoded by the coding sequence ATGAACATAGAATTTCCGAAAAGTTTCTTTTGGGGAGCGGCATCGAGCGCGACACAAGCGGAAGGCAGACAAGCAGGGGATGGAAAAGGAGAAAATATTTGGGATTATGCTTCTAAAGAGTACAATCATCGCTTTTATGATGGAGTAACGACAGAAAATACTTCTTATTTTTATCGGAATTATCGAGAAGACATTCAAAGAATGCAGGATATTTCTTTTAACTCTTTCCGGACCTCGATTTCCTGGTCACGCTTGATCCCAGATGGTATTGGAGACGTGAATCCTAAAGCAGTGGCATTTTACAATGACATGATCGATACACTGATTGAAAAAGGTGTTGAACCATTTATCAATTTGTACCACTTTGATATGCCGATGGAATTACAAAAAATCGGCGGATTTGAAAATAGAGAAGTGATCACCGCATATAAAAACTATGCGAAAACGTGTTTTGAATTATTTGGTGATCGAGTGAAATACTGGTTTACTTTTAATGAACCAATGATTCCGGCTGAAGCAGGGTACCTTCATGATCGTCATTATCCGTATGTTGTTGATTTCAAACGCGCAGCAACGGTTTTACACCATATCATCGTGGCTCATTGTGAAGCAGTTCGCGTCTATCGTGAATCAAAACAGGAGGGCAAAATCGGCATCATCATGGATGTGATCCCAGTGTATCCAAGAAGTCAAAATCCGGCGGATCTGTATGCGGCAGAGATGGCAGACCTTTTCTATACGAAAAGTGTGAATGATGCGATTTTAAAAGGAAAGTACCCAGAGAAACTAAAAGAAGTATTAGTAGAATATGATCAATTGCCGGAAGTTACGGAGCAGGATCTAGCATTGATCAGTGAAACGAAAATCGACTTATTAGGCATCAATTACTATCGGCCTCGTAGAGTCAAAGCGAAAGAATGTGTGCCGAATCCACAAGGTGTTTTTTCACCTGAATGGTTCTTTGACGAATATGTGATGCCGGGCAGACGAATGAATACGTCACGAGGGATCGAGATTTATCCAAAAGGAATATATGATATTGCTAAAAAAATTCAGACAGAATATAACAACATCGATTGGTTTGTTTCCGAAAATGGGATCGGGATCGAAGGGGAAGAAGCGTTTATCGCAGAAGGGATCGTTCAAGATCAATACCGTATCGATTTTTTGAAGGAACATTTGAGGTATTTGAACAAAGCGATGGAAGAAGGAAGCAATTGTCTTGGTTATCATATGTGGACGTTTGTGGATTGCTGGTCATGGGGCAATGCCTATAAAAATCGATATGGTTTTTATCGCTTGGATTTAGCGACAGGAGAAAAAACAGTGAAAAAATCTGGATTGTGGTTTAAAGAAATGGCGAAGGAAAATGGGTTTGATTAA
- a CDS encoding PTS sugar transporter subunit IIC: MKTFDSLAMKLLPIANAIGNQRHLQAIRNGLISILPLTIVGSFFTILLNLPIPGYSELIAPYLSALDVPFRFTVGLMSLYAAFTIGSFLGNTYNLDKITSGFLSMLATLLMVVPINLQEGVDIAGNAVAGGRYIPITPLGSQGLFGAIVAALISVEIYRFTKEKNLEIKMPDGVPPVVGESFAALLPTLIVILIFWIPRHFFDFNLNDLLSLAISPLKVFLTGNNLFGGIITQFMICLFWVLGIHGHAVLGPIIRPFWDQAILENAELFQNGTSAFHLPNIFTEQFYQWYAQMGGTGATLALVCLFLFSKSTYLKQLGKLSILPGIFNINEPVIFGTPIVMNPLLAIPFILVPIVNTILVYIVTALGWMPKMMVKPPFSIPAPLGALITSNWNWVACVMVFVCFAVSLAIYYPFFKMFEKIQVEQESQEAVAERVDA; encoded by the coding sequence ATGAAGACGTTTGATAGTTTAGCAATGAAGTTACTGCCGATCGCAAATGCGATCGGTAATCAGCGACATCTACAGGCGATTCGAAATGGCTTGATTTCGATTTTACCATTAACGATTGTTGGATCATTTTTTACAATACTGCTGAATTTACCGATTCCAGGCTATTCAGAATTGATCGCTCCGTATTTGTCAGCACTTGATGTTCCGTTTCGATTTACGGTTGGCTTGATGTCTTTGTATGCAGCGTTTACGATCGGCTCTTTTTTGGGCAATACGTACAATTTAGACAAGATCACTAGTGGATTTCTTTCCATGCTGGCTACGTTACTGATGGTTGTACCGATCAATCTTCAAGAAGGAGTAGATATTGCCGGCAATGCGGTTGCTGGTGGACGTTATATTCCGATCACGCCGCTAGGCTCACAAGGGCTGTTTGGAGCGATCGTTGCCGCATTGATCTCTGTGGAGATCTATCGCTTTACGAAAGAAAAGAACTTGGAAATAAAAATGCCAGATGGTGTACCACCGGTCGTAGGAGAGTCATTTGCAGCTTTGTTACCTACATTAATAGTGATTTTGATTTTTTGGATCCCTAGACATTTCTTTGATTTTAATTTGAATGATCTGCTCAGTCTGGCGATTTCACCCTTAAAGGTTTTCTTGACTGGAAATAATTTGTTTGGCGGGATCATCACTCAATTTATGATTTGTCTATTTTGGGTTTTAGGTATTCACGGGCATGCCGTTTTAGGTCCAATTATCCGCCCGTTTTGGGATCAGGCAATTTTAGAAAATGCTGAATTGTTTCAAAATGGGACCAGTGCATTTCATCTACCTAATATTTTCACAGAGCAATTTTATCAATGGTACGCTCAAATGGGTGGAACCGGTGCAACACTAGCATTAGTATGTTTATTCCTATTTTCTAAATCAACCTATTTGAAGCAATTAGGTAAATTGTCGATTCTACCTGGAATCTTTAATATCAATGAACCAGTGATCTTCGGAACACCGATCGTGATGAATCCTTTGTTAGCGATCCCATTTATTTTAGTACCGATCGTGAATACGATTTTAGTCTATATAGTGACCGCGTTAGGATGGATGCCAAAAATGATGGTCAAGCCGCCGTTTTCAATACCGGCCCCACTAGGAGCACTAATTACCTCTAACTGGAATTGGGTAGCATGTGTAATGGTATTCGTTTGTTTTGCAGTATCCTTAGCGATTTACTATCCTTTCTTTAAAATGTTCGAAAAGATTCAAGTAGAACAAGAGTCGCAGGAAGCGGTGGCTGAGAGAGTTGATGCGTAA
- a CDS encoding DUF1622 domain-containing protein, whose amino-acid sequence MHDLAQTIMNDLIPFFDLFILALNVFSIAILVWGVIVAGIDFVKSERTNRNRIVMTRQNNFIKSFLGSYILLSLEILIAADIIESIIKPTFQDILKLAILVVIRTVISYFLHKEIEDALKDKEVEIESAKK is encoded by the coding sequence ATGCACGATTTAGCGCAAACAATCATGAATGATCTAATTCCTTTTTTTGATTTGTTTATTTTAGCATTGAACGTCTTTTCGATCGCTATTTTGGTGTGGGGAGTTATTGTTGCTGGCATTGACTTCGTTAAAAGTGAGCGCACAAATAGAAACCGGATCGTTATGACACGTCAAAATAATTTTATCAAAAGTTTTTTAGGCAGTTATATCTTATTAAGCTTAGAGATACTGATTGCTGCAGATATTATTGAGTCGATCATTAAACCAACCTTTCAAGATATTTTAAAACTGGCGATTTTAGTCGTGATTCGAACCGTGATTTCTTACTTCTTGCATAAAGAGATCGAAGATGCTTTGAAAGATAAAGAAGTAGAGATAGAATCAGCAAAAAAGTGA
- a CDS encoding class I SAM-dependent methyltransferase — MKNEYDNPAFFEAYSQMDRSKKGLEGAGEWHELKKLLPDFSGKTVLDLGCGYGWHCRYAVAQGAEKVIGIDLSEKMINKAEEMTTSSKITYQLMGMEEIEGLNERFDIIISSLALHYVRSFDDIAKKVNQCLNPDGYFIFSAEHPIFTAQGAEDWIYDQNGQPIYWPVDRYFDESIRETTFLGETVMKYHKTLTTYLDGLLTNGFRITRVVEPMPAPEMLEASADMRNELRRPMMLLVSAQKTM, encoded by the coding sequence ATGAAAAATGAGTATGATAATCCAGCTTTTTTTGAAGCCTACAGTCAAATGGACCGTTCAAAAAAAGGGCTGGAAGGCGCAGGAGAATGGCATGAACTTAAAAAATTATTGCCTGATTTTTCTGGAAAAACCGTTTTAGATTTGGGCTGCGGATATGGTTGGCACTGCCGCTACGCTGTTGCACAAGGAGCGGAAAAAGTCATTGGGATCGACCTTTCTGAAAAAATGATCAATAAAGCGGAAGAAATGACCACTTCTTCAAAAATCACTTATCAGCTAATGGGGATGGAAGAAATCGAAGGATTGAATGAACGCTTTGATATTATCATTAGTTCACTGGCGCTCCATTATGTTCGATCTTTTGATGACATCGCAAAAAAAGTGAATCAGTGTTTAAATCCAGATGGATACTTTATCTTTTCTGCTGAACACCCAATATTCACTGCTCAGGGGGCAGAGGACTGGATTTATGACCAAAATGGGCAACCGATTTATTGGCCGGTAGATCGTTACTTTGATGAAAGTATTCGCGAAACAACTTTTTTAGGCGAAACGGTCATGAAATATCATAAAACATTGACCACCTATTTAGATGGTTTACTAACAAATGGCTTTCGAATCACTCGAGTCGTTGAGCCAATGCCGGCACCTGAAATGCTGGAAGCCAGTGCAGACATGAGAAATGAACTACGCAGACCAATGATGTTACTAGTCTCTGCACAAAAAACAATGTGA
- a CDS encoding ACT domain-containing protein — protein sequence MHLTLIDSVDFSIIQFPVTYEIPKSFYALNTFKSVTYTDDECSIIVPTGSIDTTNALAVDPEWFIIQITGVLDFSLVGILTQLADPLAENGISIFALSTYNTDYLLIKTKDKKQAVQVLSNCGHTFSNTL from the coding sequence ATGCACCTTACACTAATAGATTCAGTCGATTTTTCAATCATTCAATTTCCTGTAACCTACGAGATCCCAAAATCTTTCTATGCGTTAAACACATTTAAAAGCGTTACTTACACAGATGATGAGTGTTCGATCATCGTCCCAACAGGATCGATCGATACAACCAATGCACTAGCTGTTGACCCCGAATGGTTTATTATCCAAATTACTGGCGTTTTAGATTTTTCTTTAGTGGGGATTCTCACACAGCTAGCCGATCCTCTAGCAGAAAACGGCATCTCTATTTTCGCCTTATCAACCTATAACACAGACTATCTATTGATCAAAACTAAAGATAAAAAACAAGCGGTCCAAGTCTTATCCAATTGTGGTCATACGTTCAGTAACACTCTTTGA
- a CDS encoding GNAT family N-acetyltransferase yields MYLTLYNESHESLIANYCLSERKLRYVREPKIAVNDSQRFSVLAFEDELLVNFFTLHRCPDEPHGANALIVEDISTDYRHLRKGYATRALQLLPEFVKQHFPEVTHLILLITEDKNFTRSLCKYAGFEDTGNTSLSIGNGQVSFQTSI; encoded by the coding sequence ATGTACCTTACCTTGTATAATGAGTCACACGAATCACTCATTGCTAATTACTGTTTGTCTGAACGAAAACTTCGCTATGTCCGAGAGCCCAAAATAGCAGTGAACGATTCGCAACGCTTCTCTGTTTTAGCCTTTGAAGATGAACTTTTGGTAAATTTTTTCACCTTGCATCGCTGCCCTGATGAACCACACGGGGCAAACGCTCTGATCGTAGAAGATATTTCTACAGATTATCGTCATCTACGTAAAGGCTATGCTACTAGAGCGCTTCAATTGCTTCCAGAATTTGTTAAACAGCATTTTCCAGAGGTTACTCACTTAATACTGCTAATAACTGAAGATAAAAATTTTACTCGCTCCCTATGTAAATATGCGGGCTTTGAAGACACAGGAAACACCTCACTATCAATCGGTAATGGGCAGGTTTCTTTCCAAACATCCATTTAA
- a CDS encoding C39 family peptidase — MKSNKNKKSNTYIIALLTVTAFAGALLAKVAPMEEGHGFSAMFNEKPAEEVKSTETSESKKKPKEEKKLTYVEQVNESLSQGKYANRMPIKLLLQTDDRWKATPYGMGNPDGNTLEINGCAILSLAMVATFLDQKDQTPQDILNWSKNDYYLEGEGTAWAAFSDFAMVKGYQFQDLETDITAVEEHLKQNHPVIISVKPGLFTETGHIMVLSGTNNGKFWVNDPNDTEEKGHSIKEFTADELLNEALNFWVIYK; from the coding sequence ATGAAATCAAATAAGAATAAGAAATCAAATACTTATATAATAGCATTACTTACTGTGACAGCTTTTGCAGGAGCGCTCTTAGCAAAAGTAGCACCAATGGAAGAAGGACATGGCTTTTCAGCGATGTTTAATGAAAAGCCGGCCGAAGAAGTGAAATCGACCGAAACAAGTGAAAGTAAAAAGAAACCAAAAGAAGAAAAAAAATTGACTTATGTGGAACAAGTTAATGAAAGTCTAAGCCAAGGAAAGTATGCTAATCGTATGCCAATTAAGTTATTACTGCAAACCGATGATCGTTGGAAAGCCACACCCTATGGAATGGGGAATCCAGATGGTAATACGTTGGAAATCAATGGCTGCGCAATTTTATCTTTAGCGATGGTTGCGACCTTTCTAGATCAAAAAGACCAAACACCGCAAGATATCCTGAACTGGTCAAAAAATGATTATTATTTAGAAGGTGAAGGAACTGCCTGGGCGGCTTTCTCTGATTTTGCAATGGTCAAAGGCTATCAGTTTCAAGATTTAGAAACTGATATAACTGCAGTTGAGGAACATCTAAAGCAAAACCATCCAGTGATTATTTCAGTCAAACCGGGTTTATTTACAGAAACAGGTCATATCATGGTGCTTAGCGGAACAAATAATGGTAAATTTTGGGTGAATGACCCCAATGATACAGAAGAAAAGGGACATTCGATAAAAGAATTTACTGCAGATGAACTATTAAACGAAGCCTTGAATTTTTGGGTGATTTACAAATAA
- a CDS encoding glucosamine-6-phosphate deaminase, whose translation MKIIIEKDFEAMSETTKNILLGHMSQDKRVNLSITAGNTPVGVYKRMVEIVKDSPDYANVHYYNFDEIPVPDQAEGITISDLRKLYFTPANISEENIHPLTVENYAEQDKRLALDGGLDAMMIGLGADGHFCGNMPTTTSFENLTYKVKVTGDEPWFVPGEMIKGMEFVTMGPVSVLKVKHLILIVNGAKKAEMVKTVLQGPVTEEFPASVLQLHPNLTVILDEEAASRLDK comes from the coding sequence ATGAAAATTATTATCGAAAAAGATTTTGAAGCGATGAGTGAAACAACAAAAAATATTTTACTGGGCCATATGAGCCAGGATAAGCGTGTCAATCTATCGATTACAGCAGGAAATACGCCTGTTGGAGTATATAAAAGAATGGTGGAGATCGTTAAGGATTCACCAGACTACGCGAATGTTCACTACTATAATTTCGATGAAATTCCTGTACCTGATCAAGCGGAAGGAATCACTATTTCAGATTTAAGAAAATTGTATTTCACGCCTGCAAACATCAGTGAAGAAAATATTCATCCATTAACAGTAGAAAATTATGCAGAACAAGACAAACGACTAGCACTAGATGGCGGTTTAGATGCGATGATGATCGGTTTAGGAGCAGATGGACATTTCTGTGGCAATATGCCAACGACTACAAGCTTTGAGAATTTAACCTACAAAGTAAAAGTGACTGGTGATGAGCCGTGGTTTGTTCCAGGCGAAATGATTAAAGGCATGGAATTTGTCACAATGGGTCCTGTCAGTGTATTAAAAGTGAAACATTTGATTTTGATCGTTAATGGCGCGAAAAAAGCAGAGATGGTCAAAACAGTTCTTCAAGGACCAGTAACAGAAGAGTTTCCGGCATCTGTATTACAACTACATCCGAATTTGACAGTGATTCTTGACGAGGAAGCGGCAAGTCGATTAGATAAATAA